A genomic stretch from uncultured Pseudodesulfovibrio sp. includes:
- a CDS encoding cytochrome c maturation protein CcmE: MAKSSNKFVYGVALALFLGGFGYLIFSGLTEDSVYFLNVSEALAEDRTQIGQARLFGKVSPDNLEVVDGKLGASFDLIDKIEHAKSLRVQFKGALPDTFKEDVEVIVEGTFSSDGEMFIARTLVTKCPSKYEEQSKEMEKSS, translated from the coding sequence ATGGCGAAAAGTTCCAATAAATTTGTATATGGAGTTGCCCTGGCATTGTTTCTGGGCGGTTTTGGGTATCTCATTTTCTCTGGCCTGACCGAAGACTCCGTTTACTTCCTCAATGTATCCGAGGCGTTGGCCGAGGACCGGACACAGATCGGTCAGGCTCGTCTGTTCGGCAAGGTGTCGCCTGATAATTTGGAAGTTGTGGATGGCAAGCTCGGTGCCAGTTTTGATCTCATTGACAAGATAGAGCATGCCAAGTCTTTACGGGTTCAGTTCAAGGGCGCGCTGCCAGATACTTTCAAGGAAGATGTCGAAGTCATCGTGGAAGGGACTTTTTCCTCAGATGGCGAAATGTTCATAGCCAGAACTCTGGTGACCAAATGTCCTTCCAAGTACGAAGAACAAAGCAAGGAAATGGAAAAATCAAGTTAG